Genomic window (Streptomyces cadmiisoli):
TTCCGTGTCCTGATCGCCGTCCTGCTCCTGCCGCTCGGCCTGTGGCTGTGCCTGCGTGCCCTCACTCCGGCGCGTCACCGGCCGCCCCACGCGGACAGGCTGCGTCCTCGCACGATCACAGGTCTCGCCCTGGTGGTGGGAGTGGTCGGCGGTATCTACGGCATCGGCGGCGGCTCGCTGCTCGGCCCGATCCTCGTCGGACGAGGTCTGCCGGTCGCACGTGTCGCCCCGGCCGCGCTCGCCGCCACGTTCGCCACCTCCCTCGTCGGCGCCGCTACCTACGCACTGCTGTCGCTCGCCAGTTCCGGCGACGTCGCCCCCGATTGGTGGCTGGGCCTCGCCTGCGGCCTGGGAGGGCTGATCGGCGGCTACCTCGGCGCGCGCCTCCAGCCCCGTCTGCCCGAGCGGTCCCTACGGCTCCTGCTCGGCACCCTCGCCACAGCCCTCGGTGCCCTGTACGCCGTTCAGACCCTGAGGTGATCCCCCCACCCCCGACGAACACCGTCGTGACGACCGGTGCGCCCACCCGACGGGCCCGCTCGAACAGTGGAAGCCGGACTCCTGGGCCGGAAGTCCGGCCGCGGGTTCCATACGCACATCCGGGCCTGTGCACCCGGTCGGACGCGGGAGACGACTGCTGACGACAAGGCTGCTGCCGCCACCCGCAAACGCCGTACAGGCAAGTTGATATTCCCTGCTGTTGGGACCGGACACAACCATTCCGCACCGGCGCACTGTCCCGGTACCTTGTGCCGGTGCGCGAACCGGAAAGCTGGGTCAGGCGGACCGGAAAAGGTCTGCTCTGTGCCTCTGCCTCCCTTTTGCTGGGCGTGGTGGGACACGCGACGGCCGGTGGCCGGCTCCCGGGAACGGGCGCGCTGCTGGTGGTCCTTTGCGTGCTTACGATTCTGGCGACCGCCCTTTTCGGATCTCGCCGACGCAGGTTCGACGTCACCGTGCTGGTGTTCGGCGGTCTGCAATTCACCTTGCACATAGCCCTCCACCTGCTGTCGGCCGGGCACGCGCCCGACACCCACACAGCCCGACACCCCGTCGTACCGCTCGGCCCGACCGGCGACGCGGCCATGACCAGTGATCGCGCACACTCCGCCGCGGGCGAGACTCTCACCGCCGCGGAAACCACAGCTCAGTCCATCACCATGGCGATGACCGCCGGACACGCGCT
Coding sequences:
- a CDS encoding sulfite exporter TauE/SafE family protein, whose product is MDWTVPAALAVGLLIAAVTAPVGVSGAVFLLPVQLSVFGVPNPAVTPTNLLFNVVAGPGALWRYRYDGALRGDLAGRLVLGTLPGVVIGAVIRVFALPGPDVFRVLIAVLLLPLGLWLCLRALTPARHRPPHADRLRPRTITGLALVVGVVGGIYGIGGGSLLGPILVGRGLPVARVAPAALAATFATSLVGAATYALLSLASSGDVAPDWWLGLACGLGGLIGGYLGARLQPRLPERSLRLLLGTLATALGALYAVQTLR